From Coffea arabica cultivar ET-39 chromosome 9c, Coffea Arabica ET-39 HiFi, whole genome shotgun sequence, one genomic window encodes:
- the LOC113708953 gene encoding uncharacterized protein isoform X2: MNVCFFVTRKTKTAVGAVPGVSGLIISHRRLPMENTAVLREWYDRVDSDKTGGITATQLQTAFGIGNLQFPLSVVQQMIRMYDFDRNGTMSFPEFVELNKFLLKVQQAFADLERGRGYLVPDDVYKSFDQKRSGRFRLDGFISLCIFVQSARNLFSSFDTSNQGRVTLDLNQFIYCTANCRI, translated from the exons ATGAATGTCTGTTTTTTTGTCACCCGGAAAACGAAAACAGCGGTTGGGGCTGTGCCAGGAGTCAGTGGACTCATCATCAGTCATCGGAGGCTTCCGATGGAAAACACGGCGGTGCTAAGAGAGTGGTACGACCGAGTTGATTCCGACAAAACCGGCGGCATCACTGCAACACAGCTCCAG ACCGCATTTGGTATTGGTAACCTACAATTTCCTCTCTCTGTTGTCCAACAGATGATCAG GATGTACGATTTTGACAGAAATGGAACTATGAGTTTCCCAG AATTTGTTGAACTCAACAAGTTTCTTTTGAAG GTTCAACAAGCCTTTGCAGACTTGGAGAG GGGTCGTGGATATCTTGTTCCAGACGATGTCTACAAG AGTTTTGATCAGAAGAGGAGTGGAAGATTCAGACTGGATGGCTTCATATCACTCTGTATATTTGTACAGTCTGCGCG GAACCTGTTTAGTTCATTTGATACAAGTAATCAAGGAAGAGTGACTCTTGATTTAAATCAGTTTATTTACTGCA CTGCAAATTGCAGAATATGA
- the LOC113708953 gene encoding uncharacterized protein isoform X1: protein MNVCFFVTRKTKTAVGAVPGVSGLIISHRRLPMENTAVLREWYDRVDSDKTGGITATQLQTAFGIGNLQFPLSVVQQMIRMYDFDRNGTMSFPEFVELNKFLLKVQQAFADLERGRGYLVPDDVYKGLVKIGISLDSPAFYTVCESFDQKRSGRFRLDGFISLCIFVQSARNLFSSFDTSNQGRVTLDLNQFIYCTANCRI from the exons ATGAATGTCTGTTTTTTTGTCACCCGGAAAACGAAAACAGCGGTTGGGGCTGTGCCAGGAGTCAGTGGACTCATCATCAGTCATCGGAGGCTTCCGATGGAAAACACGGCGGTGCTAAGAGAGTGGTACGACCGAGTTGATTCCGACAAAACCGGCGGCATCACTGCAACACAGCTCCAG ACCGCATTTGGTATTGGTAACCTACAATTTCCTCTCTCTGTTGTCCAACAGATGATCAG GATGTACGATTTTGACAGAAATGGAACTATGAGTTTCCCAG AATTTGTTGAACTCAACAAGTTTCTTTTGAAG GTTCAACAAGCCTTTGCAGACTTGGAGAG GGGTCGTGGATATCTTGTTCCAGACGATGTCTACAAG GGGTTGGTGAAGATTGGAATCTCACTTGACTCTCCTGCATTCTACACTGTCTGCGAG AGTTTTGATCAGAAGAGGAGTGGAAGATTCAGACTGGATGGCTTCATATCACTCTGTATATTTGTACAGTCTGCGCG GAACCTGTTTAGTTCATTTGATACAAGTAATCAAGGAAGAGTGACTCTTGATTTAAATCAGTTTATTTACTGCA CTGCAAATTGCAGAATATGA
- the LOC113708492 gene encoding pentatricopeptide repeat-containing protein At2g03880, mitochondrial-like encodes MMRGRGRVVVVVVRERPCIPLRFFSSLALLAGPSSPSRRSSGGGYYDAPTTNCNASSAAAENAKVIDNFIDHCYRGDLPRAMKALDTMQQRNIFAHSLAYSHLISCCAARRAIEHGRSIHRHVFSPGYRPKTFLLNHLLNMYVKFRLLPEAQALFDQMPRRNVISWTTMISAYAAASSPPLQRRALDLLILMLRDGVCPNMFTFSSVLRACHELQLLTQIHCSIIKVGLESDVYVRSALIDVYSRWGEMSSALCVFGEMVTRDQVVWNSIIGGFAQNSDGDPALHLYIRMKRAGFQADQSTLTSVLRACTSLALLELGRQLHVHVLKYDQDLILNNALLDMYCKCGSFKDSDSIFSRMVDKDVISWSTMIMGLAQNGFSRRALELFKAMAVSKIKPNHITILGVLFACSHAGLVDDGRYYFRSMKKLYGIDPGREHYGCMVDLLGRAGRLDEAVELIHKMECEPDAVTWRALLGACRVHRNMDLAAYAAKQIIKHDPDDAGTYILLSNIYANSQRWDEITEVRNAMRHKGVKKEPGCSWIEVNKCVHAFILGDKSHPQIIAIRRELKQIIHRLKEMGYVPDANFVLQDLEEEQMEDSLLYHSEKLAMAFGIMALSSGKTIRIRKNLRICGDCHDFAKLLAKMESRSIVIRDPIRYHHFEDGHCSCGDYW; translated from the coding sequence ATGatgagggggagggggagggtggtggtggtggtggtcaGAGAGCGGCCATGTATTCCACTCCGCTTCTTCTCTTCCTTAGCGCTGCTAGCAGGGCCGTCGTCACCGTCGCGACGCTCCTCAGGCGGCGGCTATTATGATGCGCCTACCACCAACTGCAATGCATCCTCAGCAGCAGCTGAAAATGCTAAAGTGATCGATAACTTCATTGACCACTGCTACCGAGGGGACCTCCCCAGGGCAATGAAAGCATTGGACACTATGCAACAGCGCAACATCTTTGCCCACTCCCTTGCTTACTCCCACCTCATCAGTTGCTGCGCGGCTCGCCGTGCTATCGAACATGGGAGAAGCATCCACCGTCACGTCTTCTCCCCGGGATATCGGCCCAAAACGTTTCTTCTCAACCATCTCCTTAACATGTACGTCAAATTCAGGCTGCTTCCCGAAGCTCAAGCCTTGTTCGACCAAATGCCTCGCAGAAATGTCATCTCCTGGACAACCATGATTTCCGCTTATGCTGCTGCATCCTCCCCGCCCCTCCAACGCAGGGCCTTGGACCTCTTGATTCTGATGCTCAGAGATGGGGTCTGCCCCAACATGTTTACTTTCTCTTCGGTTTTGAGGGCCTGCCATGAATTACAGCTTCTTACTCAGATTCACTGTAGCATTATTAAGGTTGGTCTGGAATCTGATGTCTACGTAAGAAGCGCTCTGATTGATGTTTATTCCAGGTGGGGTGAAATGAGTTCTGCCCTTTGCGTGTTTGGCGAGATGGTAACCCGTGACCAGGTCGTTTGGAATTCCATCATTGGGGGCTTCGCGCAGAATAGTGATGGTGATCCAGCACTACATCTTTATATAAGAATGAAGAGAGCTGGCTTTCAGGCTGATCAGTCGACACTGACTAGTGTTCTGAGAGCTTGCACTAGCTTAGCTCTCCTGGAATTAGGGAGACAACTTCATGTTCACGTGCTCAAGTATGATCAGGACTTGATCCTGAACAATGCACTCCTCGACATGTATTGCAAGTGTGGCAGTTTCAAGGACTCGGATTCTATTTTCAGTCGGATGGTGGATAAGGACGTGATTTCATGGAGCACCATGATCATGGGCTTGGCGCAGAATGGTTTTAGCAGGAGAGCTCTGGAATTATTCAAGGCAATGGCGGTCTCAAAGATCAAACCAAATCACATTACCATTTTGGGAGTTCTGTTTGCTTGTAGCCATGCCGGATTGGTAGATGATGGACGCTACTACTTCCGTTCCATGAAGAAGCTATATGGGATTGATCCAGGAAGAGAGCATTATGGTTGCATGGTTGATCTTCTTGGGAGAGCTGGGAGGCTTGACGAAGCCGTGGAACTGATTCACAAAATGGAATGTGAACCGGATGCTGTGACATGGAGAGCATTGCTCGGTGCTTGCAGAGTTCATCGTAACATGGACCTGGCTGCCTATGCTGCCAAACAAATAATTAAGCATGACCCAGATGATGCAGGAACTTATATATTACTGTCTAATATTTATGCGAATTCTCAGAGATGGGATGAGATAACAGAAGTTAGGAATGCTATGAGGCATAAAGGAGTCAAGAAAGAACCAGGATGTAGCTGGATTGAAGTAAATAAATGTGTGCACGCTTTCATATTGGGAGACAAATCCCACCCACAGATTATCGCTATTAGGAGGGAGTTGAAACAGATAATCCACAGGTTAAAAGAGATGGGTTATGTTCCGGATGCAAATTTTGTCTTGCAAGATCTCGAGGAGGAGCAGATGGAAGACTCGCTCCTCTACCACAGCGAAAAACTGGCTATGGCATTTGGAATTATGGCCTTGTCCAGCGGGAAGACCATTAGGATCAGGAAAAACCTGAGGATCTGCGGGGACTGCCATGATTTTGCAAAACTTTTGGCAAAAATGGAGAGTCGAAGCATCGTTATCAGAGATCCAATTCGCTACCATCATTTCGAGGATGGACATTGCTCTTGCGGGGATTATTGGTAG
- the LOC113707983 gene encoding uncharacterized protein isoform X2: MITLARLFLLFLVLFLSSSASKAASAVSQDEDSSSASSIISRFRQYLQINTAQPKPNYHEAADFLISQANSLSLESQVLEFVQGKPLVLLKWPGKNPALPSILLNSHTDVVPSEHHKWAHPPFDAHLDSATGNIYARGSQDMKCVGMQYLEAIRKLKASPSFRQPLRTVYLSFVPDEEIGGHHGAEMLAHSEVFQKMNVGVVLDEGLASPDDFYRVFYAERSPMWLVIKATGPPGHGAKLYDNSAMENLLKSIESIRRFRAAQFDLVKSGSRAEGEVISVNMAFLKAGTPSPTGFVMNLQPSEAQAGLDIRVPPTADHLSLERRIAEEWAPSSRNMTFEFKQKASVYDKFGKPMLTAHDGSNPWWGLLEEAIKNANGKVGKPEIFPASTDARYFREQGLPAIGFSPMANTPILLHDHNEFLNKDEYLKGIDAYESIIKAFASFDERTSDDESKAEL; the protein is encoded by the exons ATGATTACTCTTGCTCGCCTCTTCCTCCTCTTCCTGGtactcttcctttcttcttcagCTAGCAAAGCCGCTTCAGCAGTATCCCAGGATGAAGATTCTTCATCGGCTTCATCGATTATATCGAGGTTCCGGCAATACCTCCAGATAAACACCgcccaacccaaacccaactATCATGAAGCCGCCGATTTCTTAATCTCCCAGGCCAACTCCCTCTCCCTCGAATCCCAAGTCCTTGAATTCGTTCAGGGCAAACCACTGGTCCTTCTCAAGTGGCCCGGCAAGAACCCCGCCCTTCCCTCCATCCTCCTCAACTCCCACACCGACGTCGTTCCCTCCGAGCACCACAAGTGGGCCCACCCTCCCTTTGACGCCCACCTCGACTCCGCCACCGGCAACATCTACGCCCGCGGCTCCCAGGACATGAAGTGCGTGGGGATGCAATACCTGGAGGCCATCCGGAAGCTCAAGGCTTCTCCTTCCTTCCGCCAGCCTCTTCGGACCGTCTACCTCTCCTTCGTCCCCGACGAGGAGATTGGCGGCCACCACGGCGCAGAGATGCTCGCCCATTCCGAAGTCTTCCAGAAGATGAACGTCGGGGTGGTGCTTGACGAGGGTCTGGCCTCCCCTGATGATTTTTACAGGGTTTTCTATGCTGAAAGGTCACCCATGTGGCTGGTCATCAAGGCCACTGGCCCTCCCGGACATGGGGCCAAGCTCTACGACAACAGTGCCATGGAGAACCTGCTGAAGAGCATTGAGAGCATCCGCAGGTTTAGAGCTGCTCAATTTGATCTCGTCAAGTCAGGCTCTAGAGCCGAGGGGGAAGTTATCTCTGTTAATATGGCCTTTCTCAAAGCTGGCACTCCTTCCCCCACT GGGTTTGTCATGAATCTACAGCCATCCGAAGCACAGGCAGGTTTGGATATCCGAGTCCCTCCAACGGCAGATCACTTGTCCTTGGAGAGACGTATTGCTGAGGAATGGGCTCCTAGTTCACGTAATATGACCTTTGAG TTCAAACAAAAGGCATCTGTGTATGACAAATTTGGGAAGCCAATGTTGACGGCTCATGATGGTTCCAATCCTTGGTGGGGACTGTTAGAAGAAGCTATAAAAAATGCTAATGGAAAAGTTGGAAAGCCAGAAATATTTCCTGCTTCAACGGATGCTCGCTATTTCCGGGAGCAGGGCTTGCCAGCAATTGGCTTTTCTCCCATGGCAAATACTCCCATTCTTCTCCATGACCACAATGAG TTCTTGAACAAGGACGAGTATTTGAAAGGGATTGATGCATACGAGTCAATAATAAAAGCCTTTGCATCATTTGACGAGCGAACAAGTGATGACGAATCCAAAGCAGAACTGTAA
- the LOC113707983 gene encoding uncharacterized protein isoform X1, with protein MITLARLFLLFLVLFLSSSASKAASAVSQDEDSSSASSIISRFRQYLQINTAQPKPNYHEAADFLISQANSLSLESQVLEFVQGKPLVLLKWPGKNPALPSILLNSHTDVVPSEHHKWAHPPFDAHLDSATGNIYARGSQDMKCVGMQYLEAIRKLKASPSFRQPLRTVYLSFVPDEEIGGHHGAEMLAHSEVFQKMNVGVVLDEGLASPDDFYRVFYAERSPMWLVIKATGPPGHGAKLYDNSAMENLLKSIESIRRFRAAQFDLVKSGSRAEGEVISVNMAFLKAGTPSPTGFVMNLQPSEAQAGLDIRVPPTADHLSLERRIAEEWAPSSRNMTFELGQFKQKASVYDKFGKPMLTAHDGSNPWWGLLEEAIKNANGKVGKPEIFPASTDARYFREQGLPAIGFSPMANTPILLHDHNEFLNKDEYLKGIDAYESIIKAFASFDERTSDDESKAEL; from the exons ATGATTACTCTTGCTCGCCTCTTCCTCCTCTTCCTGGtactcttcctttcttcttcagCTAGCAAAGCCGCTTCAGCAGTATCCCAGGATGAAGATTCTTCATCGGCTTCATCGATTATATCGAGGTTCCGGCAATACCTCCAGATAAACACCgcccaacccaaacccaactATCATGAAGCCGCCGATTTCTTAATCTCCCAGGCCAACTCCCTCTCCCTCGAATCCCAAGTCCTTGAATTCGTTCAGGGCAAACCACTGGTCCTTCTCAAGTGGCCCGGCAAGAACCCCGCCCTTCCCTCCATCCTCCTCAACTCCCACACCGACGTCGTTCCCTCCGAGCACCACAAGTGGGCCCACCCTCCCTTTGACGCCCACCTCGACTCCGCCACCGGCAACATCTACGCCCGCGGCTCCCAGGACATGAAGTGCGTGGGGATGCAATACCTGGAGGCCATCCGGAAGCTCAAGGCTTCTCCTTCCTTCCGCCAGCCTCTTCGGACCGTCTACCTCTCCTTCGTCCCCGACGAGGAGATTGGCGGCCACCACGGCGCAGAGATGCTCGCCCATTCCGAAGTCTTCCAGAAGATGAACGTCGGGGTGGTGCTTGACGAGGGTCTGGCCTCCCCTGATGATTTTTACAGGGTTTTCTATGCTGAAAGGTCACCCATGTGGCTGGTCATCAAGGCCACTGGCCCTCCCGGACATGGGGCCAAGCTCTACGACAACAGTGCCATGGAGAACCTGCTGAAGAGCATTGAGAGCATCCGCAGGTTTAGAGCTGCTCAATTTGATCTCGTCAAGTCAGGCTCTAGAGCCGAGGGGGAAGTTATCTCTGTTAATATGGCCTTTCTCAAAGCTGGCACTCCTTCCCCCACT GGGTTTGTCATGAATCTACAGCCATCCGAAGCACAGGCAGGTTTGGATATCCGAGTCCCTCCAACGGCAGATCACTTGTCCTTGGAGAGACGTATTGCTGAGGAATGGGCTCCTAGTTCACGTAATATGACCTTTGAG CTTGGACAGTTCAAACAAAAGGCATCTGTGTATGACAAATTTGGGAAGCCAATGTTGACGGCTCATGATGGTTCCAATCCTTGGTGGGGACTGTTAGAAGAAGCTATAAAAAATGCTAATGGAAAAGTTGGAAAGCCAGAAATATTTCCTGCTTCAACGGATGCTCGCTATTTCCGGGAGCAGGGCTTGCCAGCAATTGGCTTTTCTCCCATGGCAAATACTCCCATTCTTCTCCATGACCACAATGAG TTCTTGAACAAGGACGAGTATTTGAAAGGGATTGATGCATACGAGTCAATAATAAAAGCCTTTGCATCATTTGACGAGCGAACAAGTGATGACGAATCCAAAGCAGAACTGTAA
- the LOC113707984 gene encoding uncharacterized protein, producing MTNDGAAHLVYVRRKPDPPHLPPASSDPHQPPIPALDSESPPGKSVHHQYQSSSENISGPNQVSPGISSSMRTPPAPAKLTAIPAATPITHWENGPSCKLNNSLHKLDPSDQKDYIEMLRSLSSVELSKHAVELEKRSIQLSLEEAKELQRVQALDVLERYSKHSRVPSNQQNM from the exons ATGACTAATGATGGGGCTGCCCATCTCGTGTACGTCCGTAGAAAGCCCGATCCACCACATCTACCACCTGCCTCTTCTGACCCGCACCAACCACCCATACCCGCTCTCGATTCTGAATCGCCACCTGGGAAATCCGTTCATCATCAATACCAGTCTTCTTCTGAAAATATTTCTGGCCCTAATCAAGTCTCTCCTGGGATTTCATCTTCCATGCGCACTCCTCCTGCTCCCGCCAAATTGACTGCTATTCCTGCCGCTACTCCAATTACGCATTGGGAAAATGGTCCGTCTTGCAAATTAAACAACTCCCTGCACAAGCTGGACCCCTCAGATCAAAAGGATTATATTGAGA TGCTTCGATCTCTTTCCTCTGTGGAACTCAGTAAGCATGCGGTTGAACTGGAGAAGAGGTCAATTCAGCTTTCCCTGGAAGAAG CAAAAGAGCTTCAACGAGTTCAAGCCCTTGATGTCTTGGAGAGATACTCGAAGCACTCGAGAGTGCCCTCGAACCAACAAAACATGTAA